The following are from one region of the Methyloversatilis discipulorum genome:
- a CDS encoding MOSC domain-containing protein → MITLRQLYRYPVKGLSAEPLARVELRAGEGMPLDRLYALTNGSWDFDAGSYQPRPKTDFIALMDHPALAALTTHLDDDARRLTVRTPDGRSLQVDLDDSAACARFADFVARHLGARFEGPPTLVAGEGFRFTDVSVLSHGMMNAVSLINLATVRRIGEEWGVDIDPIRFRANLYIDGAEPWAEASWLDRELTIGSVRLKAVMRTPRCAATGVNPLTAVRDMTIPATMMERYGHRDLGIYLEVLAGGTIGPGAEVEVL, encoded by the coding sequence ATGATCACGCTCCGTCAGCTCTACCGTTACCCCGTAAAGGGCCTTTCCGCAGAACCGCTCGCCCGCGTCGAGCTGCGCGCTGGCGAAGGCATGCCGCTGGACCGCCTGTACGCACTCACCAACGGCAGCTGGGACTTCGATGCCGGCAGCTACCAGCCACGTCCGAAGACCGACTTCATCGCACTGATGGACCACCCGGCACTGGCCGCGCTGACCACCCATCTCGACGACGACGCGCGTCGCCTCACCGTGCGCACGCCGGACGGTCGCTCGCTGCAGGTCGACCTCGACGACAGCGCCGCCTGCGCCCGCTTTGCCGATTTCGTCGCCCGCCACCTCGGCGCCCGCTTCGAAGGCCCGCCCACACTCGTCGCCGGCGAGGGCTTCCGCTTCACCGACGTGAGCGTGCTGTCGCACGGCATGATGAATGCGGTGTCGCTGATCAACCTCGCCACGGTGCGCCGCATCGGCGAGGAATGGGGCGTGGACATCGACCCCATCCGCTTTCGCGCAAACCTCTACATCGACGGCGCGGAGCCGTGGGCCGAGGCCAGCTGGCTGGATCGCGAGCTGACCATCGGCAGCGTGCGCCTGAAGGCCGTCATGCGCACCCCGCGCTGCGCCGCCACCGGCGTGAATCCGCTCACCGCGGTGCGCGACATGACCATTCCGGCGACCATGATGGAGCGCTACGGACATCGCGACCTCGGCATCTATCTGGAGGTGCTGGCAGGCGGAACGATAGGTCCTGGCGCAGAGGTGGAGGTGCTCTAG
- the gcvP gene encoding aminomethyl-transferring glycine dehydrogenase: MDKRPSLEALEDRGDFIRRHIGPDERDLAVMLAALDVASLDELIAQTIPADIQLDAPLNLPAPRSERVVDDALRRMFARNELHTSLIGMGYYDTITPNVIKRNVLENPGWYTAYTPYQAEISQGRLEALLNFQQMVIDLTGLPVANASLLDEATAAAEAMTMAHRISKVKTPRFIVDADTHPQTLAVVRTRAAPLGIEVVECDPWAGIDGEYFGVLLSYPGSSGRLRDPSPVIAAARAAGALSAVAADPLALVLLKEPGAMGDGGADIVFGSAQRFGVPMGYGGPHAAFFACRDEHKRQMPGRIIGVSTDANGRPALRMALQTREQHIRREKANSNICTAQVLLAVIASFYAVYHGPNGLRTIAERTHRMAVLFAQGLRELGFDVVHERFFDTVQVRVPGIARRIAARAREAGFNLHVIDADHLSAAFDETSRRSELKRLLACFATRADSVLDLAEMDGRVADCIPAELRRESAILTHPVFQRYHSETEMMRYMRRLATRDIALDRAMIPLGSCTMKLNSTTEMTPVTYRLFAALHPFVPLEQAQGYQQLFEELEERLCEITGFAAMSFQPNAGSQGEYAGLLVIRKYHQTRGEGHRNVCLIPASAHGTNPASAVLAGMEVVVVACDALGNVDFADLKAKAEQHADRLAALMMTYPSTHGVFEEGVRDICALIHAHGGQVYMDGANMNAMVGLVRPGDIGFDVCHLNLHKTFCIPHGGGGPGMGPIGVAPHLAPFLPDHPVVQGVNPVAGPAGTIGAVSAAPWGSASILPIVWAYIALMGAAGLKRATQVAILNANYIAQKLAPHYPVLYTGKHGRVAHECIVDLRPLKDASGVTVEDVAKRLMDYGFHAPTVSFPVPGTLMIEPTESENRAEIDRFCDAMIAIRAEIADIEAGRADRENNLLKHAPHTHELLIADEWTRPYSRRAAFFPSESVDRDKYWPPVARVDNVAGDRNLVCTCPPLSEYQ; encoded by the coding sequence ATGGACAAGCGTCCCTCCCTCGAAGCGCTGGAAGACCGCGGCGACTTCATCCGCCGTCACATCGGCCCCGACGAACGCGACCTCGCCGTCATGCTGGCTGCGCTCGACGTCGCCAGCCTGGACGAACTGATCGCCCAGACCATACCCGCCGACATCCAGCTCGACGCGCCGCTGAACCTGCCGGCGCCGCGTTCGGAACGCGTGGTCGACGACGCGCTGCGCCGCATGTTCGCGCGCAACGAACTGCACACCAGCCTGATCGGCATGGGCTATTACGACACCATCACGCCCAATGTCATCAAGCGCAACGTGCTGGAAAACCCGGGCTGGTACACCGCCTACACGCCCTACCAGGCCGAGATTTCGCAGGGACGTCTCGAAGCGCTGCTGAATTTCCAGCAGATGGTGATCGACCTGACCGGCCTGCCGGTGGCCAACGCCTCGCTGCTCGACGAAGCCACCGCCGCCGCCGAGGCGATGACGATGGCGCACCGCATTTCGAAGGTGAAGACGCCGCGTTTCATCGTCGATGCCGACACCCATCCGCAGACGCTGGCGGTGGTGCGCACGCGCGCCGCGCCGCTGGGCATCGAGGTCGTCGAGTGCGATCCGTGGGCCGGCATCGACGGCGAGTATTTCGGCGTGCTGCTGAGCTATCCCGGCTCCAGCGGCCGGCTGCGCGACCCCTCGCCGGTGATCGCGGCGGCGCGCGCCGCTGGTGCGCTGTCGGCGGTGGCGGCCGACCCGCTGGCGCTGGTGCTGCTGAAGGAGCCCGGCGCCATGGGTGACGGCGGCGCCGACATCGTATTCGGCAGCGCTCAGCGCTTCGGTGTGCCGATGGGCTACGGCGGCCCGCACGCCGCCTTCTTCGCCTGCCGCGACGAGCACAAGCGGCAGATGCCGGGCCGCATCATCGGCGTATCGACCGACGCCAACGGCCGGCCGGCACTGCGCATGGCGCTGCAGACGCGCGAACAGCACATCCGCCGCGAAAAGGCGAACAGCAATATCTGCACGGCGCAGGTGCTGCTGGCGGTGATCGCGTCGTTCTACGCGGTCTATCACGGCCCGAACGGTCTGCGCACGATTGCCGAACGCACGCACCGGATGGCCGTGCTGTTCGCGCAGGGCCTGCGCGAACTGGGCTTCGACGTCGTGCATGAGCGCTTCTTCGACACCGTGCAGGTGCGCGTGCCGGGCATCGCCCGCCGCATCGCCGCCCGCGCGCGCGAAGCCGGTTTCAACCTGCACGTGATCGACGCCGACCACCTGTCGGCCGCCTTCGACGAAACCTCGCGCCGCAGCGAACTGAAGCGCCTGCTGGCCTGCTTCGCGACGCGCGCCGACAGCGTGCTCGACCTCGCCGAGATGGACGGCCGCGTCGCCGACTGCATCCCGGCGGAGCTGCGCCGCGAGTCGGCCATCCTGACGCACCCGGTTTTCCAGCGCTATCACTCGGAAACCGAAATGATGCGCTACATGCGCCGGCTGGCCACGCGCGACATCGCGCTCGACCGGGCGATGATTCCGCTCGGCTCGTGCACGATGAAGCTCAATTCGACCACCGAAATGACGCCGGTCACCTACCGGCTGTTCGCAGCGCTCCACCCCTTCGTGCCGCTGGAACAGGCACAGGGCTATCAGCAGCTGTTCGAGGAGCTGGAAGAGCGGCTGTGCGAAATCACCGGCTTCGCTGCGATGTCCTTCCAGCCGAACGCCGGCTCTCAGGGCGAGTACGCCGGTCTGCTGGTGATCCGCAAATACCACCAGACGCGTGGCGAAGGTCACCGCAACGTCTGCCTGATTCCGGCCTCCGCGCACGGCACCAATCCGGCGAGCGCGGTGCTGGCCGGCATGGAAGTGGTCGTCGTCGCCTGCGACGCGCTGGGCAATGTCGACTTCGCCGACCTGAAGGCCAAGGCGGAACAGCATGCCGACCGACTGGCCGCGCTGATGATGACCTACCCGTCCACGCACGGCGTGTTCGAGGAAGGCGTGCGCGACATCTGCGCACTGATCCACGCGCACGGCGGCCAGGTCTACATGGATGGCGCCAACATGAACGCGATGGTGGGCCTGGTGCGTCCGGGCGACATCGGCTTCGACGTATGCCACCTGAACCTGCACAAGACCTTCTGCATCCCGCACGGCGGCGGCGGTCCGGGCATGGGCCCGATCGGCGTGGCGCCTCACCTCGCCCCCTTCCTGCCGGACCATCCGGTGGTGCAGGGCGTGAATCCGGTGGCCGGACCGGCCGGCACCATCGGTGCCGTGTCCGCCGCGCCCTGGGGCTCGGCCAGCATCCTGCCCATCGTGTGGGCCTATATCGCGCTGATGGGCGCAGCCGGCCTGAAGCGCGCGACCCAGGTGGCGATACTGAATGCCAACTACATCGCGCAGAAGCTGGCGCCGCACTACCCGGTGCTCTATACCGGCAAGCACGGCCGCGTCGCGCACGAGTGCATCGTCGATCTGCGACCGCTGAAGGACGCGAGCGGCGTGACGGTCGAAGACGTGGCCAAGCGGCTGATGGATTACGGCTTCCACGCACCGACCGTGTCCTTCCCGGTGCCGGGCACGCTGATGATAGAACCGACCGAGAGCGAGAACCGCGCCGAGATCGATCGCTTCTGTGACGCGATGATTGCCATCCGCGCCGAGATCGCCGACATCGAGGCGGGCCGCGCCGACCGCGAGAACAATCTGCTGAAGCACGCGCCGCATACGCACGAACTGCTGATCGCCGACGAGTGGACGCGCCCCTACAGCCGGCGCGCCGCCTTCTTCCCGAGCGAATCGGTGGACCGCGACAAGTACTGGCCGCCGGTCGCGCGTGTCGATAACGTTGCCGGTGATCGCAATCTGGTGTGCACCTGCCCGCCGCTGTCGGAGTACCAGTAG
- a CDS encoding DUF6691 family protein, translating into MQALIALVAGLLFGIGLLLSGMANPTKVIGFLDLAGSWDPSLALVMAGAIGAALPAFTMARKRSTAWAGCALALPSATQIDAPLVLGSLTFGVGWGLAGYCPGPALVSLGTGSAPAVVFVLAMIAGMAIHAWLTRPRA; encoded by the coding sequence ATGCAAGCGCTGATCGCACTCGTCGCCGGGCTGTTGTTCGGCATCGGCCTGCTGCTGTCCGGCATGGCCAACCCGACCAAGGTGATCGGCTTTCTGGATCTGGCCGGCAGCTGGGATCCGTCGCTGGCGCTGGTCATGGCCGGGGCCATCGGCGCCGCATTGCCCGCCTTCACGATGGCCAGAAAGCGCAGCACCGCCTGGGCGGGTTGCGCGCTGGCGCTGCCCAGCGCCACGCAGATCGACGCGCCGCTGGTGCTGGGCAGCCTGACCTTCGGTGTCGGCTGGGGGCTTGCAGGCTACTGTCCGGGCCCGGCGCTGGTGTCGCTGGGTACGGGTTCGGCGCCGGCCGTGGTGTTCGTGCTGGCAATGATCGCCGGCATGGCGATCCACGCCTGGCTTACGCGGCCACGGGCGTGA
- a CDS encoding YciI family protein, translating into MRFMVLIKADANSEAGVMPDEALLTEMGRFNEELVKAGVMLGGEGLHPSSRGARVRFSGAARTVIDGPFAETKELIAGFWIWRCASLQEAIAWVKRCPNPMPGESEIEIRQIFEADDFGDAMTPELRAQEDRLREQIERNLPGG; encoded by the coding sequence ATGCGATTCATGGTGCTGATCAAGGCCGACGCGAACAGCGAGGCGGGCGTGATGCCGGACGAGGCGCTGCTGACCGAGATGGGGCGCTTCAACGAGGAACTGGTAAAGGCCGGCGTCATGCTGGGCGGTGAAGGGCTGCACCCGAGTTCGCGCGGGGCGCGCGTGCGCTTCTCGGGAGCGGCAAGAACCGTCATCGATGGCCCCTTCGCGGAGACCAAGGAGCTGATCGCCGGCTTCTGGATCTGGCGGTGCGCATCGCTGCAGGAGGCCATCGCCTGGGTGAAGCGCTGTCCCAACCCGATGCCGGGCGAGTCGGAAATCGAGATCCGGCAGATTTTCGAAGCCGACGACTTCGGCGACGCGATGACGCCCGAACTGCGCGCGCAGGAGGACCGGCTGCGCGAGCAGATCGAGCGCAACCTGCCCGGCGGCTGA
- a CDS encoding YeeE/YedE family protein, which translates to MNIAWDAFTPWSSLAGGVLIGLSAALLILGSGRVAGISGIVGGLLKPGGLDTTWRLAFLGGLLSAPLLWRLFAALPEAQPVTGGGMLVVAGLLVGIGTRYGSGCTSGHGVCGLSRLSPRSLVATLAFMGAGFATVYVVRHLLGA; encoded by the coding sequence ATGAACATCGCCTGGGACGCCTTCACGCCGTGGAGTTCACTGGCCGGCGGCGTGCTGATCGGCCTGTCGGCCGCATTGCTGATACTGGGCAGCGGGCGGGTGGCCGGCATCAGCGGCATCGTCGGCGGTCTGCTCAAGCCGGGTGGCCTGGACACGACCTGGCGTCTGGCCTTCCTCGGCGGATTGCTGTCCGCGCCCCTGCTGTGGCGGCTGTTTGCCGCGCTGCCAGAGGCGCAGCCGGTGACCGGCGGCGGCATGCTGGTCGTCGCCGGACTGCTGGTCGGCATCGGCACGCGCTACGGCTCGGGCTGCACCAGCGGCCACGGCGTGTGCGGCCTGTCGCGCCTGTCGCCGCGCTCGCTGGTGGCCACGCTGGCCTTCATGGGCGCCGGTTTCGCCACCGTCTACGTCGTCCGTCACCTGCTGGGAGCCTGA
- a CDS encoding choice-of-anchor I family protein, which yields MVRKITAAAIAALFVPVAQAADAVSWEKLWTFTHGAATSVAGQTSEIVAFDSLNNELWVAGLKGIDILSAATGSFVQHIDTTAWGELNSVAVRNGVAAFAIAAPVKTAAGTVLTFDTTSRSMLNSYSVGALPDMVTFTPDGRIMTANEGEPLALTASTTQEARGSISIIDTTRDAVTTLGFSAYDGSSGIGRIVTPGSKPSLDWEPEYIAVAKDGKSAMVTLQEANAVAMIDLTTNSITSVKSLGLKDFSLPQNAIDTSDRDGPGNTALTGNYRTVPVKGMYMPDAIAAYSSGGKTYYVTANEGDSRNLDDAIPGAFNEEIRVGSGSYVLDPTVFPNAADLKKNANLGRLTVTTSGGDLDGDGDYDEIHTFGGRSFSILDENGNMVFDSGNQLEALLLAQFPGLIDDGRSDNKGVEPEGVTLLEVGDRTLAFIGFERSLQSVIAIYDVTDPTAATFLDFIVDADSLSPEGLSAFEYDGKLFLAVANEVSGTTSMFSISAVPEPETYAMLLAGLGMIGLAAKRRMR from the coding sequence ATGGTCAGAAAAATCACCGCCGCGGCCATCGCCGCGCTGTTCGTTCCGGTCGCCCAGGCAGCCGATGCCGTCAGCTGGGAAAAGCTGTGGACCTTCACCCACGGCGCCGCCACCAGCGTCGCCGGGCAGACCTCGGAAATCGTCGCCTTCGACAGCCTCAACAACGAACTGTGGGTGGCGGGCCTGAAGGGCATCGACATCCTGAGCGCAGCGACCGGCAGCTTCGTGCAGCACATCGACACCACCGCCTGGGGTGAGCTGAACAGCGTCGCCGTCCGTAACGGCGTGGCCGCCTTCGCCATCGCGGCACCGGTCAAGACCGCCGCCGGCACCGTGCTCACCTTCGACACGACCAGCCGCAGCATGCTCAACAGCTACTCGGTCGGCGCCCTGCCGGACATGGTCACCTTCACGCCCGACGGTCGCATCATGACCGCCAACGAAGGCGAACCGCTGGCGCTGACCGCCTCCACCACGCAGGAGGCACGCGGCTCGATCAGCATCATCGACACCACGCGCGATGCGGTCACCACGCTGGGCTTCAGCGCCTACGACGGCAGCAGCGGCATCGGCCGCATCGTCACGCCGGGCAGCAAGCCCTCGCTCGACTGGGAACCCGAGTACATCGCGGTGGCGAAGGACGGCAAGAGCGCCATGGTGACGCTGCAGGAAGCGAACGCGGTGGCGATGATCGATCTGACGACGAACTCGATCACCAGCGTGAAGTCGCTCGGCCTGAAGGACTTCAGCCTGCCGCAGAACGCGATCGACACCTCGGACCGCGACGGCCCGGGCAATACGGCGCTGACCGGCAATTACCGCACTGTGCCGGTCAAGGGCATGTACATGCCGGATGCCATCGCCGCCTACAGCAGCGGCGGCAAGACCTACTACGTCACCGCCAACGAAGGCGACTCGCGCAACCTCGACGACGCGATCCCCGGCGCCTTCAACGAGGAGATCCGCGTCGGCTCCGGCAGCTACGTGCTCGATCCGACCGTGTTCCCGAACGCGGCCGACCTGAAGAAGAATGCCAACCTGGGCCGCCTGACGGTGACGACCTCCGGCGGCGACCTCGACGGCGATGGCGACTACGACGAAATCCACACCTTCGGCGGCCGCTCCTTCTCCATCCTGGACGAGAACGGCAACATGGTGTTCGACAGCGGCAACCAGCTCGAAGCGCTGTTGCTGGCGCAGTTCCCGGGGCTGATCGACGACGGTCGCAGCGACAACAAGGGCGTCGAGCCGGAAGGCGTGACGCTGCTCGAAGTGGGCGACCGCACGCTGGCCTTCATCGGCTTCGAACGTTCGCTGCAGAGCGTGATCGCGATCTACGACGTGACCGATCCGACCGCCGCCACCTTCCTCGACTTCATCGTCGACGCCGACTCGCTGTCGCCGGAGGGCCTGAGCGCCTTCGAGTACGACGGCAAGCTCTTCCTCGCAGTGGCCAACGAAGTGTCCGGCACGACCTCGATGTTCTCGATCAGCGCCGTACCGGAACCGGAAACCTACGCCATGCTGCTGGCCGGCCTCGGCATGATCGGCCTGGCCGCGAAGCGTCGCATGCGCTGA
- a CDS encoding NAD(P)H-dependent flavin oxidoreductase: MMLSPSEVSAVTSAVSPHAEQFARSGLQPLKLGGRTLLPIVQGGMGVGVSAHRLAGTVAQQGGVGTISSVDLRRHHPDLMERTRGLRGDEAKQQINAANVEALQREIAAAKEISGGRGMLAVNVMRAVSAYAEHVKTALQAGIDAIVVGAGLPLDLPELAREHPKAALIPILSDARGVQLIVRKWERKQRAPDAVVLEHPGWAAGHLGAAKVEDTSDPRFDFERVVPETLEVLHKAGLDGQVPVIVAGGLRTHEDIRRMQALGASAVQFGTSFAVTEECDADDAFKHVLAEARDEDLVEFTSVAGLPARAVRTPWLQKYLSLIDRTQAVAHAKSRCAKSFDCLAQCGLRDGLIGWGQFCIDHQLAAALKGDLKTGLFFRGRGALPFGNQIRSVRALFDYLLTPVAA, translated from the coding sequence ATGATGCTTTCCCCTTCCGAAGTTTCCGCCGTCACGTCGGCGGTCAGTCCGCATGCCGAGCAGTTCGCGCGCAGCGGCCTGCAGCCGCTGAAACTGGGCGGACGCACGCTGCTGCCCATCGTGCAGGGCGGCATGGGTGTCGGCGTGTCGGCACACCGGCTGGCCGGCACCGTGGCACAGCAGGGGGGTGTCGGCACCATTTCGTCGGTGGACCTGCGCCGTCATCACCCGGACCTGATGGAACGCACACGCGGCCTGCGCGGCGACGAGGCCAAACAGCAGATCAACGCCGCCAACGTCGAAGCCCTGCAACGTGAGATCGCGGCGGCGAAGGAAATTTCTGGCGGTCGCGGCATGCTGGCGGTGAATGTGATGCGTGCCGTCAGCGCCTACGCCGAACACGTGAAGACCGCGCTGCAGGCCGGCATTGACGCCATCGTCGTCGGCGCCGGTCTGCCGCTGGATCTGCCCGAGCTGGCGCGCGAACACCCGAAGGCGGCGCTCATCCCCATCCTGTCCGACGCGCGCGGCGTGCAGCTCATCGTGCGCAAGTGGGAACGCAAGCAACGCGCGCCTGACGCCGTGGTGCTCGAACATCCGGGCTGGGCGGCCGGCCACCTCGGCGCGGCCAAGGTCGAAGACACCAGCGACCCGCGCTTCGATTTCGAACGCGTGGTGCCGGAAACGCTGGAAGTGCTGCACAAGGCCGGCCTCGACGGGCAGGTGCCGGTCATCGTCGCAGGTGGCCTGCGCACGCACGAAGACATCCGCCGCATGCAGGCGCTCGGCGCCTCGGCGGTGCAGTTCGGCACTTCGTTCGCGGTGACCGAGGAATGTGACGCCGACGACGCCTTCAAGCACGTGCTGGCCGAGGCGCGCGACGAGGATCTGGTCGAATTCACCAGCGTGGCCGGTCTGCCGGCGCGCGCGGTCCGCACGCCCTGGCTGCAGAAATACCTGTCGCTGATCGACCGAACGCAGGCGGTGGCGCACGCCAAGTCGCGCTGCGCCAAGAGTTTCGACTGCCTCGCCCAGTGCGGGCTGCGCGACGGCCTGATCGGCTGGGGCCAGTTCTGCATCGATCACCAGCTGGCCGCCGCGCTGAAGGGTGACCTGAAGACCGGCCTCTTCTTCCGCGGCCGCGGCGCCCTGCCCTTCGGCAACCAGATCCGCAGCGTGCGCGCGTTGTTCGACTACCTGCTCACGCCCGTGGCCGCGTAA
- a CDS encoding TerC family protein, with the protein METIGTWWMWAGFFGIVLVMLAIDLFVVGGGKRHRVSVKEAAVWSGIWVIVSMTFAALLWAYLTGTAGREVADEKALEYITGYLIEKSLAIDNVFVWLMLFSFFHIPLELQKRVLVYGVLGAIVMRTGMIFAGVWLINQFHWLLYVFGAFLLVTGVKMWFMAEHSPDLERNPVIRWIRGHMKVTDQLHGERFFVMKEDGGRLVRYVTPLFLVLVLVELTDLIFAVDSIPAIFAITTDPFIVLTSNVFAILGLRSMYFLLADMADRFSLLKYGLALVLVFVGTKMLLIDLVKIPVLLSLGVVAVIIGGSVLLSLKRSARAQDARPAGR; encoded by the coding sequence ATGGAAACAATCGGCACCTGGTGGATGTGGGCGGGCTTTTTCGGCATCGTCCTGGTCATGCTGGCGATCGACCTCTTCGTGGTCGGCGGCGGCAAGCGGCATCGCGTGAGCGTGAAGGAAGCGGCCGTCTGGTCGGGCATCTGGGTCATCGTATCGATGACCTTCGCGGCCCTGCTGTGGGCCTACCTCACCGGCACCGCAGGACGCGAAGTAGCGGACGAGAAGGCGCTGGAGTACATCACCGGCTACCTGATCGAAAAATCCCTGGCCATCGACAACGTGTTCGTATGGCTGATGCTGTTCAGCTTCTTCCACATCCCGCTGGAGCTGCAGAAGCGCGTGCTGGTGTACGGTGTACTCGGCGCGATCGTCATGCGTACCGGCATGATCTTCGCCGGGGTGTGGCTGATCAACCAGTTCCACTGGCTGCTCTATGTGTTCGGTGCCTTCCTGCTGGTCACCGGCGTGAAGATGTGGTTCATGGCCGAACACTCGCCGGATCTGGAGCGGAATCCGGTGATCCGCTGGATACGCGGTCACATGAAGGTGACCGACCAGCTGCACGGCGAGCGCTTCTTCGTCATGAAGGAGGACGGCGGCCGCCTGGTGCGCTACGTCACGCCGCTGTTCCTCGTGCTGGTGCTGGTCGAGCTGACCGACCTCATCTTCGCGGTGGACTCGATTCCGGCGATATTCGCCATCACCACCGACCCTTTCATCGTGCTCACGTCCAATGTGTTCGCCATCCTCGGCCTGCGCTCGATGTACTTCCTGCTGGCCGACATGGCCGACCGGTTCTCGCTGCTGAAGTACGGCCTGGCGCTGGTGCTGGTGTTCGTCGGCACGAAGATGCTGCTGATCGACCTGGTGAAGATCCCGGTCCTGCTGTCGCTCGGCGTGGTGGCGGTCATCATCGGCGGCTCGGTGCTGCTGTCGCTGAAGCGCTCCGCGCGCGCACAGGATGCGCGGCCGGCGGGACGCTGA
- a CDS encoding ArsR/SmtB family transcription factor: protein MDTPTLDDLRSSASRACALLRVLAHEDRLVLLCRLAEREHTVGELEQALGIVQPTLSQQLGVLRREGLVDTRRDGKYIHYRIASDDALALMQTLHARFCAHPDGDTR from the coding sequence ATGGATACACCAACGCTCGACGATCTGCGCAGCTCCGCTTCGCGCGCCTGCGCGCTGCTGCGCGTGCTGGCGCACGAAGACCGGCTGGTGCTGCTGTGCCGGCTGGCCGAACGCGAACACACGGTGGGCGAGCTGGAGCAGGCGCTGGGCATCGTTCAGCCGACGCTGTCGCAGCAGCTCGGTGTGCTGCGGCGCGAAGGTCTGGTCGATACGCGGCGCGACGGCAAGTACATCCACTACCGCATCGCCAGCGACGACGCGCTGGCGCTCATGCAGACGCTGCACGCGCGCTTCTGCGCCCACCCTGATGGAGACACACGATGA